The Oncorhynchus mykiss isolate Arlee chromosome 28, USDA_OmykA_1.1, whole genome shotgun sequence genome includes a window with the following:
- the LOC118944807 gene encoding coiled-coil domain-containing protein 18-like, producing MEQELQRLRRDTSMNSSQLSYVEETLQKTQGLLEEKNNTVVDLEEKLHCCEEDRRTSVQHVKDLEGQLQEVRDEMHDTLEKLQELRDLLQASQLGADERQISLEKLSAELR from the exons ATGGAGCAGGAGCTGCAGAGGCTGCGGAGAGACACCAGTATGAATTCCTCCCAGCTCAGCTACGTGGAGGAGACCCTGCAGAAGACCCAGGGCCTACTGGAGGAGAAGAACAACACGG TTGTGGACTTGGAGGAGAAGCTCCACTGCTGTGAGGAGGACAGGCGGACCTCTGTGCAGCATGTGAAGGATCTGGAGGGACAGCTACAGGAGGTGCGCGATGAGATGCACGACACCCTAGAGAAACTACAGGAGCTGAGAGACCTGTTACAGGCCTCGCAGCTTGGCGCAGATGAACGACAGATTTCATTGGAGAAACTGTCCGCCGAGCTCAGGTGA